Within the Erigeron canadensis isolate Cc75 chromosome 6, C_canadensis_v1, whole genome shotgun sequence genome, the region CATTCAACTTAgcatgatattttattttattttttcattacatgaCGATTGTGTATATAGCCAAGTGTATTTATGTTCAGATCTGTTATTTGAAGATTTTTGAGTTGAATCAGTATTAGACTAACGTTTTTTTACTgattttattatgattttgaGCTTGTTTATGATGGAAGTAACTgtttatgtatctatatatcatcACTGAGTGTTTTAAAATCATCAGATGTTTGTTTAGGTTTATATATTAGCTGCAATAGTTTGAGTTTTATTAAATTGGCTGGAATTAGCAATTATGGAAGATAGATATAATTATGAATGGAGTTACAAGGGCATAGTTTTAGGTGCACTGAAGTCTGTTTTTACAAGTCAAACTTGTCTCTATACAGATCTATTATGTTAACAATTCTCAGCCATgtcttataaataaataaattttagttaTGTTTCTATAAATGAATTCAATTTTTAGTATGCTATATCTACAAACTTGTTACTTTCTTCATGTCTGCACAATTTTGTTATCCATATGTGTATAGTCAAATAAGTGTGATTGTATACTACATTTCTCATTACATAATGATTGTGTATATTGCTATTGCTATGCTCATTTATAGTCGTGTTTCATGTCTGCACAATTTTGTTACTGATATGTTTATATTCAACTAAGCATGATTGCATACGATATTTTCATTACATAACGATTGTATATATTGCTACTGCTCTGCTCATTTATAGTCATGTTTTAGGCTAAAATGGTTGCTGCCTTAGCTTTTTTCATTATTGGTATATTTTAGATATGTTTTTGTTATGTATCATGCTTCAGTCTAAATTTTGATACATCTTTCATGTTGCTGTTATGATCTTAAGTTTACATTTCATTTGTGCTGTTTTGGTTTTTTCTAAAATCAGTTAAGTATATATGATACTGAAGTTTGTTCCGTGTGTATGTATAGAATTGAGTTGTTATTAAAAGTTGATTTTGATATTTCAGGATGGGTAAGGAAAAAATCCATGTGAGCATTGTTGTTATTGGACATGTCGACTCTGGCAAGTCCACCACTACAGGTCACTTGATCTATAAGCTTGGAGGTATTGACAAGCGTGTCATTGAAAGATTCGAGAAGGAAGCTGCTGAAATGAACAAACGTTCATTCAAGTACGCATGGGTTCTTGACAAACTTAAGGCAGAGCGTGAACGTGGTATTACAATTGATATTGCCTTGTGGAAGTTTGAGACCACCAAGTACTACTGCACAGTCATTGATGCCCCTGGACATCGTGATTTCATTAAGAACATGATTACTGGTACTTCCCAGGCTGACTGTGCTGTTCTCATCATTGACTCTACCACTGGTGGTTTTGAAGCTGGTATTTCCAAAGACGGACAGACCCGTGAGCACGCTCTCCTTGCTTTTACTCTTGGTGTCAAGCAAATGATTTGCTGTTGTAACAAGGTATAATGTTTTTGTTGTAACAGTTGCCTTAAACTtgttcaatattatatataatgtatgtatatgctAACTGTTTATGTGTTATTTTTCAGATGGATGCTACCACACCTAAGTACTCTAAGGCAAGGTATGATGAAATCGTGAAGGAAGTGTCTTCATACCTCAAGAAGGTTGGATACAACCCTGACAAAATTGCATTTGTGCCCATCTCTGGTTTTGAGGGTGACAATATGATTGAGAGGTCTACAAACCTTGACTGGTACAAGGGTCCAACCCTTCTTGAGGCTCTTGATGCTATCAATGAGCCCAAGAGA harbors:
- the LOC122603239 gene encoding elongation factor 1-alpha, which produces MGKEKIHVSIVVIGHVDSGKSTTTGHLIYKLGGIDKRVIERFEKEAAEMNKRSFKYAWVLDKLKAERERGITIDIALWKFETTKYYCTVIDAPGHRDFIKNMITGTSQADCAVLIIDSTTGGFEAGISKDGQTREHALLAFTLGVKQMICCCNKMDATTPKYSKARYDEIVKEVSSYLKKVGYNPDKIAFVPISGFEGDNMIERSTNLDWYKGPTLLEALDAINEPKRPSDKPLRLPLQDVYKIGGIGTVPVGRVETGIIKPGMVVTFGPTGLTTEVKSVEMHHEALQEALPGDNVGFNVKNVAVKDIKRGYVASNSKDDPAKGAASFTSQVIIMNHPGQIGNGYAPVLDCHTSHIAVKFSEILTKIDRRSGKEIEKEPKFLKNGDAGMVKMLPTKPMVVETFAEYPPLGRFAVRDMRQTVAVGVIKSVDKKDPTGAKVTKAAAKKGAK